The following coding sequences are from one Mycobacterium bourgelatii window:
- the glmM gene encoding phosphoglucosamine mutase, with amino-acid sequence MGRLFGTDGVRGVANRELTAELALALGAAAARHLASTGEPGRRVAVIGRDPRASGEMLEAAVIAGLTSEGVDALRVGVLPTPAVAYLTGAYDADFGVMISASHNPMPDNGIKIFGPGGHKLDDDTEDQIENLVAAGPGLRPVGAGIGRVIDAEDAADRYLRQVSKASTTPLDGLTVVVDCAHGAASSAAPRAYRAAGARVIAINAEPNGLNINDGCGSTHLESLRAAVIAHRADLGLAHDGDADRCLAVDANGDLVDGDAIMVVLALAMKEAGELSANTLVTTVMSNLGLHLAMRAAGVEVRTTAVGDRYVLEELRAGDFSLGGEQSGHIVMPALGSTGDGIVTGLRLMTRMVETGSTLASLASAMQSLPQVLINVQVADKATAAVAPSVQSAVDQAAAELGDTGRILLRPSGTEPMIRVMVEAADEHVAQRLATTVADAVSSAS; translated from the coding sequence ATGGGTCGACTGTTCGGCACCGACGGTGTGCGCGGGGTCGCCAATCGTGAGCTGACCGCCGAGTTGGCCCTGGCGCTGGGTGCCGCCGCCGCGCGGCACCTGGCCAGTACGGGCGAACCGGGCCGACGGGTTGCCGTGATCGGCCGCGACCCGCGGGCCAGCGGCGAAATGCTGGAGGCCGCGGTGATCGCCGGACTCACCAGCGAGGGCGTCGACGCGCTGCGCGTCGGGGTGCTGCCCACCCCCGCCGTGGCCTACCTGACCGGCGCTTATGACGCCGACTTCGGGGTGATGATCTCGGCGTCGCACAACCCGATGCCCGACAACGGCATCAAGATCTTCGGGCCGGGCGGCCACAAACTCGACGACGACACCGAGGACCAGATCGAAAACCTGGTCGCCGCCGGGCCGGGATTGCGCCCGGTCGGGGCGGGAATCGGCCGAGTCATCGACGCCGAGGACGCCGCCGACCGCTACCTCCGCCAAGTCAGCAAGGCCAGCACCACTCCGCTGGACGGGCTGACCGTGGTCGTCGACTGCGCGCACGGCGCTGCCTCGTCGGCGGCACCGCGCGCCTATCGCGCCGCCGGCGCGCGGGTCATCGCGATCAACGCCGAGCCCAATGGACTCAACATCAACGACGGCTGCGGATCGACCCACCTGGAGTCGCTGCGGGCGGCGGTCATCGCCCACCGCGCGGACCTGGGTCTGGCGCATGACGGTGACGCGGACCGATGCCTGGCCGTGGACGCCAACGGCGACCTCGTCGACGGCGACGCCATCATGGTGGTGCTCGCGCTGGCAATGAAAGAGGCAGGCGAACTGTCCGCCAACACGTTGGTGACGACGGTGATGAGCAATCTTGGCCTGCATCTGGCGATGAGGGCGGCCGGCGTCGAGGTGCGGACCACCGCTGTCGGCGACCGCTACGTCCTAGAGGAACTGCGGGCCGGCGACTTCAGCCTCGGCGGCGAGCAATCCGGTCACATCGTGATGCCCGCACTGGGCTCCACCGGCGACGGCATCGTCACCGGGTTGCGTCTGATGACGCGCATGGTGGAGACCGGTTCCACCCTGGCCAGCTTGGCGTCGGCGATGCAGTCGTTGCCGCAGGTGCTGATCAACGTCCAGGTCGCCGACAAGGCCACCGCGGCCGTCGCGCCCTCGGTGCAGAGCGCGGTCGACCAGGCTGCCGCCGAATTGGGTGACACCGGGCGAATCCTATTGCGCCCCTCGGGAACCGAGCCGATGATCCGAGTCATGGTGGAGGCTGCGGATGAGCACGTCGCACAGCGGCTGGCCACCACCGTGGCGGATGCGGTAAGCAGCGCAAGCTAA
- a CDS encoding MCE family protein, with protein MSKRLILRLTILAVLAATVLVAGYSLWPSVAPKHLTITAQFDNTIGLYTGNIVAVLGMPVGRVGSISPKNDYVEVVLDVDAKIQIPSDVTAVTVGTSILTDRHVELTPPYRGGPTLADGTVLSLRRTRTPIEFDRVLKMLDKLGTAMHGDGAGGGPMADILNATSDITSTSGERIKSALGALSAALRTGGDGGDAGHATRQNLTTVVTNLSRLTDSAAQNEALVREFGSSIRQLSDLLADEDVGQGQTGRRLNEVLEQLNRLLGDNGENLAATMQSSNAFTKALVDYRRELAEVFDVAPLAIDNVAAAIDPDNGMLRVGAHFDSVFFDSSMTKEVCNILGLRQLGCRTGTIRDLGPDFGLTSVLEAMTRLGK; from the coding sequence ATGAGCAAGAGACTAATACTCCGGCTCACCATACTCGCCGTGCTGGCGGCGACCGTGCTCGTTGCCGGCTACTCACTGTGGCCCAGCGTGGCGCCCAAGCACCTCACGATCACCGCACAGTTCGACAACACGATCGGCCTCTACACCGGCAATATCGTTGCAGTGCTGGGTATGCCGGTCGGACGGGTCGGCTCGATCAGCCCGAAGAACGACTACGTCGAAGTCGTCCTCGACGTGGATGCCAAGATACAGATCCCCAGCGATGTCACGGCGGTGACGGTCGGCACCTCGATCCTCACCGACCGCCACGTGGAACTGACCCCGCCCTATCGGGGGGGCCCTACGCTGGCCGACGGCACCGTGTTGAGCCTGCGCCGGACCAGGACGCCAATCGAGTTCGACCGAGTGCTCAAGATGCTCGACAAGCTCGGCACCGCGATGCACGGCGACGGTGCCGGCGGCGGACCGATGGCCGACATCCTCAACGCAACCTCAGATATCACGTCCACCAGTGGCGAACGGATCAAATCGGCGCTCGGCGCGCTCTCGGCGGCGTTGCGCACCGGCGGGGACGGCGGGGACGCTGGCCACGCAACCCGGCAGAACCTCACCACCGTGGTGACCAACTTGAGCAGACTCACGGATTCCGCGGCGCAGAACGAGGCCTTGGTACGCGAGTTCGGTTCGAGCATCCGCCAACTCAGCGACCTCCTGGCCGACGAGGACGTCGGCCAGGGGCAGACCGGACGGCGGCTCAACGAGGTGCTCGAACAGTTGAACCGCCTGCTCGGCGACAACGGCGAGAACCTGGCGGCAACGATGCAGAGCAGCAACGCCTTCACCAAGGCTTTGGTCGACTATCGCCGCGAGCTGGCCGAGGTTTTCGACGTCGCGCCGCTGGCAATCGACAACGTCGCCGCGGCGATCGATCCGGACAACGGCATGCTGCGGGTCGGTGCGCATTTCGACTCGGTTTTCTTCGACAGCTCGATGACCAAGGAAGTCTGCAACATCCTGGGACTGCGCCAACTCGGCTGCCGCACTGGGACAATCCGTGATCTCGGGCCCGATTTCGGCCTGACCTCGGTGCTGGAAGCGATGACGAGGCTCGGCAAGTGA
- a CDS encoding type VII secretion target — MRLDCAALRAVADRFSAAADLIDEAVANHLARLIFDGSCAGRAHAARGDALRANLDRLADELSQWSRAAREIAAALRAGAERYADADAYAAARIA; from the coding sequence ATGAGACTCGATTGTGCCGCGCTGCGTGCGGTAGCGGACCGGTTCAGTGCTGCGGCCGACCTGATCGATGAGGCCGTCGCAAACCACTTGGCGCGGTTGATATTTGACGGCTCCTGCGCCGGCCGGGCGCACGCAGCGCGCGGTGACGCACTACGTGCGAACCTCGACCGGTTGGCCGATGAGTTGTCGCAGTGGTCGCGGGCAGCGCGCGAGATCGCCGCAGCGCTGCGAGCCGGTGCCGAACGCTACGCCGATGCCGACGCGTACGCCGCGGCCCGGATCGCCTGA
- a CDS encoding MCE family protein — protein MNLVEPVAAFTVRTVRSAVASRLLLSVLAQVALIVVGAAYLTFGALRDNPLASRIVVEVQLAESGGLLANQDVTLRGVPIGRVQSVDLADHGVRVTARIDGHVRIPRDGTTVRVSGLSPAGEQYLDFEPAGTGGPVITNGAVIAESQTTTPIPISRLLQNVDGLLAQIDPPKLKAVIDELGVSEEGPQRLRDLLNGGELLISTLDGVLPQTMTLLRSSRSVFRIIDESTAGLDALSDNLRATLTGVAARDGGVRRMLDETPRLLATVDQLIADNSPVMAALLGNLTTVAQLAYVRVPALGQLFGDNRPPLLDGITTLMHGGAIWAIAGIYPRYLCDYPHPRDVPFIPNYPEPYVNTYCLNDDPGVLVRGARNAPRPPGDDTANPPPGWDPLRRTDPTPVGPHTIPLPYGGPVLPPDSEPQRRGGQW, from the coding sequence ATGAATCTCGTGGAACCGGTCGCCGCATTCACCGTGAGAACGGTGCGTTCCGCCGTTGCATCCCGGCTCCTTCTTTCGGTGCTGGCTCAGGTCGCGCTGATCGTCGTCGGTGCCGCCTACCTCACTTTCGGTGCGCTGCGCGACAATCCACTCGCGAGTCGGATCGTGGTCGAAGTTCAGCTCGCCGAATCCGGCGGCCTGCTTGCCAACCAGGACGTGACCCTGCGTGGCGTGCCGATCGGCCGAGTGCAATCGGTCGACCTGGCCGACCATGGGGTTCGGGTCACCGCGCGCATCGACGGGCACGTCCGGATTCCGCGCGACGGCACGACCGTCCGCGTGTCGGGCCTTTCCCCCGCCGGGGAGCAGTACCTGGACTTCGAGCCGGCGGGCACCGGTGGGCCGGTGATCACCAACGGTGCCGTGATCGCCGAAAGCCAGACCACCACACCGATTCCCATCTCGCGGCTGCTGCAGAACGTCGACGGGCTGTTGGCGCAGATCGATCCACCCAAGCTGAAAGCGGTCATCGACGAGCTGGGCGTCAGCGAAGAGGGGCCACAGCGGCTGCGCGATCTGCTCAACGGCGGCGAGCTGCTCATCTCCACGCTCGACGGCGTGCTGCCGCAGACCATGACGCTGCTGCGCAGCAGCCGGTCGGTGTTCCGGATCATCGACGAGTCCACCGCGGGACTGGACGCCCTGTCCGACAACCTGCGCGCCACGCTGACCGGCGTCGCGGCCAGGGACGGCGGTGTGCGGCGCATGCTGGACGAGACCCCACGCCTGCTGGCCACGGTTGATCAGCTGATCGCCGACAACTCCCCCGTCATGGCGGCACTGCTGGGCAACCTGACCACAGTCGCCCAACTCGCCTACGTCCGAGTTCCCGCGTTGGGCCAGTTGTTCGGCGACAACCGGCCACCACTGCTGGATGGCATCACCACGCTGATGCATGGCGGTGCCATCTGGGCGATCGCCGGGATCTACCCCCGCTACCTGTGCGACTATCCGCATCCGCGCGACGTGCCGTTCATACCGAACTATCCCGAGCCCTACGTGAACACCTACTGCCTCAATGACGATCCGGGTGTGCTGGTCCGCGGCGCGCGTAACGCCCCACGGCCCCCCGGCGACGACACGGCCAATCCGCCGCCGGGCTGGGACCCGCTGCGCCGCACCGATCCCACGCCCGTTGGGCCGCACACGATTCCACTGCCTTACGGGGGCCCGGTGCTGCCCCCGGATTCCGAGCCGCAACGCCGGGGCGGCCAATGGTAA
- a CDS encoding Mce protein produces MTTSLCDEREEDQVATEAVAKSAADAEPGAPPRIRFRRNLTAALVLLIVALAAATGYFMWQYHHARNIQAAGEAALKVATSYAVTLTSVDSNNLDANFNAVLDGATGEFRDLYSQSSSKLRQLLIDHKATGRGVVVDAAIKSATETQVVVLLFVDQTVTNSDVPDPRVDRSRIVMTMQKIDGHWKAGKVEIP; encoded by the coding sequence ATGACCACCAGCCTGTGCGATGAACGCGAAGAGGACCAGGTCGCCACAGAGGCGGTCGCGAAGTCTGCCGCGGACGCGGAGCCCGGCGCGCCACCACGAATTCGATTCCGGCGCAACCTGACCGCCGCCCTGGTGTTGCTGATCGTCGCACTCGCGGCGGCGACCGGCTACTTCATGTGGCAGTACCACCACGCCCGCAACATCCAAGCCGCCGGCGAGGCGGCGCTGAAAGTGGCCACCAGCTACGCGGTCACCCTGACGTCAGTCGACAGCAACAATCTCGACGCGAATTTCAACGCCGTCCTGGACGGGGCAACGGGCGAATTCCGGGATCTCTACAGCCAATCCAGCTCCAAGCTGCGGCAGCTACTGATCGACCACAAGGCCACCGGCCGCGGGGTCGTCGTCGACGCGGCGATCAAGTCCGCCACCGAGACTCAGGTCGTAGTCCTGCTGTTCGTCGACCAGACCGTCACCAACAGCGACGTCCCGGACCCGCGCGTCGACCGCAGCCGCATCGTCATGACGATGCAAAAGATCGACGGTCACTGGAAGGCCGGAAAGGTGGAGATCCCGTGA
- a CDS encoding MlaD family protein has product MIARRVLTRRVAHTAAPAALCAVLVAGCSVGVEKLPLPAPGIGGAGYHLTAVFSNALNLPDRAKVRLGGADVGEVVSMSAEHYTAVVGMRILDSVRLPVGTTAELRSATPLGDIFVALREPEGAAATGAVLHDGDTIPLASTVAATTVEQVLASSSMLVNGGVIRNLTRALNGVGSAVGHQGEGLATMIRESRALVTTMSARAEDIRTVMKQTAALADELNTRRDSIDDLLTSSAPALTVIADNTATIVDLVDRLSSVTRQLQRFPSIAGTDTRSLIHDLNELSRSFNDVAVDPRVTMSNLLRVLPPTLKLFSANATHSDVDLQQIALGHIPDKNHLGDPGFHGPKWADWENLVGSLRFVLTQLGDRVWGPDRDRIWGPRR; this is encoded by the coding sequence GTGATCGCCCGCCGCGTACTGACCCGCCGAGTCGCGCACACCGCCGCGCCGGCGGCGCTGTGCGCGGTGTTGGTCGCCGGGTGTTCGGTCGGCGTGGAGAAGCTGCCGCTGCCCGCCCCCGGCATCGGCGGTGCCGGCTACCACCTCACCGCCGTGTTCTCCAACGCGCTCAACCTGCCCGATCGGGCCAAGGTCCGCCTCGGCGGGGCCGACGTGGGCGAGGTGGTATCGATGTCCGCCGAGCACTACACCGCAGTGGTCGGCATGCGGATCCTCGACAGCGTCCGACTACCGGTAGGCACTACCGCCGAATTGCGTTCGGCCACGCCACTCGGGGACATCTTCGTGGCGCTGCGCGAGCCGGAAGGCGCTGCAGCTACGGGCGCCGTCCTGCACGACGGCGACACCATCCCGCTCGCGTCGACGGTGGCGGCAACCACCGTCGAACAGGTCCTGGCCTCAAGTTCGATGCTGGTCAACGGCGGGGTGATTCGCAACCTCACCAGGGCGCTCAACGGGGTGGGCTCCGCGGTGGGACACCAGGGCGAGGGGCTGGCCACGATGATCCGCGAATCGCGGGCCCTGGTGACCACCATGTCGGCGCGCGCCGAGGACATCCGCACGGTGATGAAGCAGACCGCGGCGCTCGCCGACGAGCTGAACACCAGGCGCGATTCGATCGACGATCTGCTGACGTCGTCAGCGCCGGCGCTGACGGTGATCGCCGACAACACCGCCACGATCGTGGATCTGGTCGACCGATTGTCATCCGTCACGCGCCAACTACAGCGGTTCCCGTCCATCGCCGGCACCGACACCCGCAGCCTCATCCACGATCTGAACGAGCTGTCCCGTTCGTTCAACGACGTCGCCGTCGACCCGCGCGTCACCATGTCCAACCTGCTGCGGGTACTGCCTCCGACGCTGAAACTGTTCAGTGCCAATGCAACTCACTCAGATGTCGACCTGCAGCAAATCGCGCTCGGCCACATCCCGGACAAGAACCATCTGGGTGATCCAGGTTTCCACGGGCCGAAGTGGGCCGATTGGGAAAACCTGGTCGGGTCGCTGAGGTTCGTCCTCACCCAGCTGGGCGACCGGGTGTGGGGCCCCGACCGCGACCGGATATGGGGCCCGCGCCGATGA
- a CDS encoding MlaD family protein encodes MPNKFDLDGRGPSMPILRVTGTGFLLVCVLVGYLLLAKSQGRLDGRVGVTAVLSTVGDGLPPQSDVKFRGVLVGAVRDVTPATGGGANRVHIDIDPVRAQGIPNSVTARIVPSNAFAVSSVQLVDNGPAPPIRPGATIAQDHTLPTQLFQTTLAKLRDVVAAVGRPGGDHTLGLMRALADATAGKGRALTSAAAGLNRIATELNRLNTQTDELPTLATWESAIEALRGSAPDLVDALHNAVVPMRTIAEKRVALDDLLTGAQHTVGTVDTGLNNHADQLLAITTQLTPVVGVLADHSAKFPAIALGINNVVDKFFDELWTRTGTKVGFTFKLVVALAPLRLYTRSDCPVYGELRGPSCVTAPETTPVVDTHGLPDPRAYVPPPGTVLPPPTNAAEQLLTGAAQTPPPPAAFVPEPDPRGTP; translated from the coding sequence ATGCCGAACAAGTTCGACCTCGACGGGCGCGGTCCGTCGATGCCGATACTGCGGGTCACCGGAACGGGCTTTCTGCTGGTGTGCGTGCTGGTGGGCTACCTGCTGCTGGCGAAGTCTCAGGGCAGGCTGGACGGGCGCGTCGGGGTCACCGCGGTGCTGAGCACCGTCGGCGACGGGCTGCCGCCGCAATCGGACGTGAAGTTCCGCGGCGTGCTGGTGGGTGCCGTCCGCGACGTCACGCCCGCGACCGGCGGTGGCGCCAACCGGGTGCACATCGACATCGATCCGGTACGGGCGCAAGGCATCCCGAACAGTGTGACCGCCCGGATCGTCCCGAGTAACGCCTTTGCGGTGTCGTCGGTGCAGCTGGTCGACAACGGTCCGGCGCCGCCGATCCGACCCGGGGCCACCATCGCCCAGGATCACACCCTGCCGACGCAACTGTTCCAGACCACGCTGGCCAAGTTGCGTGATGTGGTCGCGGCCGTCGGCCGTCCCGGCGGCGACCACACGCTGGGGCTGATGCGCGCGCTTGCCGACGCGACCGCGGGTAAGGGACGGGCGCTGACCTCGGCCGCCGCGGGCCTGAATCGCATTGCCACCGAGCTGAATCGGCTGAACACCCAAACCGACGAGTTGCCCACCCTGGCAACGTGGGAATCCGCGATCGAGGCGCTGCGCGGTTCGGCGCCCGACCTGGTGGACGCGTTGCACAACGCCGTGGTGCCGATGCGAACCATCGCCGAGAAGCGGGTTGCTCTCGACGACCTGCTGACCGGAGCGCAGCACACCGTCGGCACCGTCGACACCGGGCTGAACAACCACGCCGACCAGTTATTGGCGATCACCACCCAACTCACGCCGGTCGTCGGCGTGCTGGCCGATCACTCCGCCAAGTTTCCGGCAATCGCATTGGGAATCAACAACGTTGTCGACAAGTTCTTCGATGAGTTGTGGACCCGCACCGGCACGAAGGTGGGCTTCACCTTCAAGCTTGTGGTGGCGCTGGCTCCGCTGCGGCTGTACACACGCTCCGACTGCCCGGTGTACGGGGAGCTGCGGGGACCCAGCTGCGTCACCGCGCCCGAGACGACGCCCGTGGTGGACACCCACGGACTCCCCGATCCCCGCGCGTACGTTCCCCCGCCGGGCACCGTCCTGCCGCCGCCGACGAACGCGGCGGAACAGCTTCTGACGGGTGCCGCGCAAACTCCGCCGCCGCCAGCGGCTTTCGTGCCCGAACCGGACCCTCGGGGGACGCCATGA
- a CDS encoding MlaD family protein — translation MTTHRCQLAWLVAFLTFCFALTWIIYVTLRRDVVGPTASYTATFTDVTGLRAGSDVRMAGVRVGRVDDIDLSGDLARVRFRIERHQPVYGNTKVAVVYQNIIGQRYLSLSLADFGQPDLLAPDATIPLDHTEPSFDVTELLNGFEPLFTLLDPDNRGNLSNALIKALQGDSNSLALLIAETSHLAQSMSGPDDLLGQLINSLNAVTHNLASQGKSLETTLTQVRAVVAGLNVRRDELITSVGSISTVVDRISAIMTATRPDLDDTLNRQPGLLRTMVADQDQFATLGANLPAVLKGVARITGDSTAMSAQACDFNFTLLNFLKPIVPSIVNAATPGGQRKYSAQCR, via the coding sequence ATGACCACGCACCGATGCCAGCTCGCCTGGCTCGTCGCCTTCCTCACGTTCTGCTTCGCACTCACCTGGATCATCTACGTCACCCTGCGCCGCGACGTCGTTGGACCGACCGCAAGCTACACCGCGACCTTCACCGATGTCACCGGGCTGCGCGCTGGGTCCGACGTGCGGATGGCGGGTGTCCGGGTGGGACGGGTCGACGACATCGACCTCTCCGGGGATCTCGCACGGGTGCGTTTCCGGATTGAACGCCACCAACCCGTCTACGGCAACACCAAAGTCGCTGTGGTCTATCAGAACATCATCGGGCAACGCTATCTCAGCCTGTCACTGGCCGATTTCGGCCAGCCGGACCTGCTCGCCCCGGACGCAACGATCCCCCTCGATCACACGGAGCCGTCGTTCGACGTGACCGAACTGCTCAACGGCTTCGAACCGCTCTTCACGCTGCTCGATCCCGACAACCGGGGGAATCTGTCCAACGCGCTGATCAAAGCGCTTCAGGGCGACTCGAATTCGTTGGCGCTGCTGATCGCCGAGACATCACACCTCGCCCAGTCGATGTCCGGCCCTGACGACCTCCTGGGCCAGCTCATCAACAGCCTCAACGCGGTAACCCACAACCTGGCGAGCCAGGGTAAATCGCTGGAGACCACGTTGACGCAGGTCCGGGCGGTGGTGGCGGGGCTGAATGTCCGCCGCGACGAGCTGATCACCTCGGTGGGGTCGATTTCCACGGTGGTCGACCGTATTTCGGCGATCATGACCGCGACGCGCCCGGATCTGGATGACACCCTCAACCGTCAGCCGGGGCTGCTGCGGACCATGGTTGCCGATCAGGACCAATTCGCCACCCTGGGCGCCAACCTGCCCGCCGTCCTCAAGGGCGTGGCCCGCATCACCGGCGACAGCACCGCCATGAGCGCACAGGCCTGCGACTTCAACTTCACGCTGCTCAACTTCCTCAAGCCGATCGTGCCCAGCATCGTCAACGCGGCCACTCCCGGTGGCCAGCGCAAATATTCGGCGCAGTGCAGGTGA
- a CDS encoding MCE family protein — MAKRRRKWVLEDLNTAWLGLGAVLTLAALVAVSTMLTSLHLGKTTYVAEFVQAAGIRPGDDVSIAGVPVGTVDDTSLADDHVVVTMKIRPDVSLRSQTRAAIKLSTVLGARYVELKPAGDGPLADRRITLAHTMVPYDLQRVLQDSTNTFEQVNAEQFADSMETVSRQLSGLPSILPDAMTNIEMLSQVITSRRGQIAELLRSTATVADILGRQQDDLKALIKQGSDLFGEIVARRDAVMRLLQAATNLVNTTHELTVGNSAQINTLLTETRQVTAMIGNHDPLLRNLFQTMPIAMRNVANASGTGPFLDFALPGGLMVDSWMCAISGRAQQWNWPDRYQYFKDCE, encoded by the coding sequence ATGGCAAAACGGCGACGCAAGTGGGTCCTCGAGGACCTCAATACCGCGTGGCTGGGCCTCGGTGCGGTGCTCACGCTCGCCGCGCTGGTGGCGGTCAGCACCATGCTGACCTCGTTGCACCTCGGAAAGACGACGTACGTAGCTGAATTCGTGCAGGCGGCAGGCATCCGCCCGGGCGACGACGTGAGCATCGCCGGGGTGCCGGTGGGCACGGTCGACGACACCTCGCTGGCCGACGACCACGTCGTGGTGACGATGAAAATCCGGCCTGACGTGTCGCTTCGATCGCAGACCAGGGCGGCGATCAAGTTGAGCACCGTGCTTGGCGCCCGCTATGTGGAATTGAAGCCGGCCGGCGACGGACCGCTGGCCGACCGACGAATCACGCTGGCGCACACCATGGTTCCCTACGACTTACAACGGGTACTGCAGGATTCGACGAACACCTTCGAGCAGGTGAATGCCGAGCAGTTCGCCGATTCGATGGAGACCGTATCCAGACAGTTGAGCGGCCTACCGTCGATCCTGCCCGACGCGATGACCAACATCGAAATGCTCTCGCAGGTAATCACTTCCCGCCGGGGCCAGATCGCGGAGTTGCTGCGCAGCACCGCGACGGTAGCCGACATCCTGGGGCGGCAGCAGGATGACCTCAAGGCGCTGATCAAGCAGGGCAGTGACCTGTTCGGTGAGATCGTCGCCCGGCGCGACGCGGTCATGCGACTGCTGCAGGCCGCGACAAACCTGGTGAACACCACGCACGAACTCACAGTCGGTAACAGCGCCCAGATCAACACGCTGCTCACCGAGACCCGTCAGGTCACCGCGATGATCGGAAACCACGATCCGTTGTTGCGCAACCTGTTTCAAACCATGCCCATCGCGATGCGAAACGTGGCCAACGCCAGCGGAACGGGGCCGTTTCTGGATTTCGCGCTTCCCGGTGGCCTGATGGTGGATTCCTGGATGTGCGCGATCAGCGGTCGCGCGCAGCAATGGAATTGGCCGGACCGTTACCAGTACTTCAAGGACTGCGAATGA
- a CDS encoding carotenoid oxygenase family protein, translating to MVSPSVPESSLTVYAPLYDEHDYVIDDYEGTLPAELRGTLYRNGPGKLDAGGHPLGHLFDGDGMLSMFAFSDGAVHYRNRYIQTEHYRKSLESKEIPFRTLGTMRPGGLLANALRFPANVANTGVVMHAGKLLALWEGGPPTEIDPDTLDTIGIDRFGGKLRWLGAFSAHPKWDRATGDMFNFGLAMFPIPKLICYRVDRAGKLHRLGHLTLPGPMFNHDVGLTARNMVFVVPPLIFPIDMFIGAGLGVRNFIDAIQYDAKRGTMIGLMPRSGGKPLVLHTDPTLHLHLVNAYEDRTDTVVEMVNYHASWEQLNGQLSAVQSLDQMGSVPYGGHLLRMRITRSGKVTQERFSDTTGEFPAFNLSRTGQRSRYTYLATGLDASVLPNAIAKVDNVSGAAVTYRLPPGHLPQEGVFAARPGGTDEDDGWLLVPTQDGINNTANLLVLDAGNLDAGPVYTGRLRHHLPLSFHGYFTPPRRPAGLTYPRCRDHPAIATNSGAMRSMIFAHGTVTTGRPRPTLRRCWR from the coding sequence ATGGTCAGTCCGAGCGTCCCGGAAAGCAGCCTCACCGTCTACGCCCCGCTCTACGACGAACACGACTACGTCATCGACGATTACGAGGGCACCCTGCCGGCCGAGCTGCGCGGCACGCTGTACCGCAACGGCCCGGGAAAGCTGGATGCCGGTGGCCACCCCCTGGGCCACCTTTTCGACGGCGACGGCATGCTGTCCATGTTCGCCTTCTCGGACGGCGCCGTGCACTACCGCAACCGGTACATCCAGACCGAGCACTACCGGAAGTCACTGGAATCAAAGGAAATTCCGTTCCGCACGCTCGGGACGATGCGGCCCGGCGGGCTGCTGGCCAACGCGCTACGCTTCCCGGCCAACGTCGCAAACACCGGAGTCGTCATGCACGCGGGAAAGCTGCTGGCACTTTGGGAGGGTGGTCCGCCGACCGAGATCGATCCGGACACTCTCGACACCATCGGCATCGACAGGTTCGGTGGCAAGCTCCGGTGGCTCGGCGCCTTCTCGGCGCATCCGAAGTGGGACCGCGCCACCGGGGACATGTTCAACTTCGGCCTGGCCATGTTCCCGATTCCCAAGCTGATCTGTTACCGGGTCGATCGCGCCGGAAAACTACACCGGCTGGGGCACCTCACGTTGCCGGGCCCGATGTTCAACCACGACGTCGGGCTCACCGCGCGAAACATGGTCTTCGTGGTGCCGCCGCTGATCTTTCCGATCGACATGTTCATCGGGGCGGGTCTGGGGGTACGCAACTTCATCGACGCCATCCAATACGACGCGAAGCGCGGAACGATGATCGGCCTGATGCCGCGCAGCGGCGGGAAACCGCTTGTGTTGCACACAGATCCGACGTTGCACCTGCACCTGGTCAACGCCTACGAGGACCGCACCGACACCGTGGTGGAAATGGTCAACTACCACGCGTCGTGGGAGCAACTCAACGGCCAGCTCTCGGCGGTGCAATCCCTGGACCAGATGGGCAGCGTGCCCTACGGCGGACATCTGCTGCGGATGAGGATCACCCGATCGGGCAAAGTGACCCAGGAGCGATTCTCCGACACCACCGGCGAGTTCCCCGCCTTCAACCTGTCGCGCACCGGACAGCGCAGCCGTTACACGTATCTGGCCACGGGCCTCGACGCGAGCGTCCTTCCGAACGCCATCGCCAAGGTGGACAACGTCTCCGGCGCCGCGGTGACATACCGGCTGCCACCGGGCCACCTGCCGCAAGAGGGCGTCTTCGCCGCGCGGCCCGGCGGCACCGACGAAGACGACGGCTGGCTGCTGGTCCCCACCCAGGACGGGATCAACAACACCGCCAACCTGCTGGTGCTGGACGCCGGGAACCTGGACGCCGGACCCGTCTACACCGGCCGGTTGCGGCATCACCTGCCGCTGAGTTTCCACGGGTACTTCACCCCCCCGCGTCGCCCGGCGGGTCTGACCTACCCCCGGTGCCGGGATCACCCTGCAATTGCAACGAATTCGGGTGCGATGAGGTCGATGATCTTCGCCCACGGCACGGTGACGACCGGTAGGCCGCGGCCGACACTCCGTCGCTGCTGGCGATGA